The proteins below are encoded in one region of Thermosipho atlanticus DSM 15807:
- a CDS encoding M20 family metallo-hydrolase, which translates to MELKEKIIRKIEQLKPQIIESMKKFISINSVNPRTGGPGEKEIAIWLENLIKNWNFDKIQRYDAPDEAVPYGYRPNIIAEYKGIEGKRTIWIITHMDKVPAGDLKLWKNDPFTPVEKDGKIFGRGAEDNGSSLIASLYGVKAVMELGIRPKDNIGIILVSDEETGSEYGIKYLVKQKIFSKNDLFIVPDSGEPDGSFIEIAEKSIMWLKITTEGKQAHASRPDIAKNAHRYGMKFAIYLDNYLHKKYNAENDIFDFPKSSFEPTKKLPNVENINTIPGTDITYFDCRVLPDYNIEDIFNEIVEIAKHFSKENNVKVHIEKVQFEQAAPPTDKNSEIVLKLVEAIKNTRNIEPKIGGIGGGTCAAILRKENFPAVVWATIDGTAHQPNEYVKIDNLISDTIVYAYLISKS; encoded by the coding sequence ATGGAATTAAAAGAAAAGATAATACGTAAAATCGAACAATTAAAACCTCAAATTATTGAATCAATGAAAAAATTCATATCTATTAATTCTGTCAATCCTAGAACAGGAGGTCCTGGAGAAAAAGAAATTGCTATTTGGTTAGAGAATCTAATCAAAAATTGGAATTTCGACAAAATTCAAAGATACGATGCGCCTGATGAGGCTGTTCCTTATGGATACAGACCAAATATAATTGCTGAATATAAAGGTATAGAAGGGAAAAGAACTATTTGGATTATAACCCATATGGATAAAGTTCCAGCTGGTGATTTAAAACTTTGGAAAAACGACCCTTTCACTCCAGTTGAAAAGGATGGAAAAATATTTGGGAGAGGAGCTGAAGATAATGGTTCTTCATTGATTGCTTCACTGTATGGTGTAAAAGCAGTAATGGAACTGGGAATAAGGCCCAAAGACAATATAGGAATAATTTTGGTTTCTGATGAAGAAACTGGATCAGAGTATGGAATAAAATATCTTGTAAAACAAAAAATCTTTTCAAAAAATGATCTTTTTATCGTTCCAGATTCTGGTGAACCTGATGGAAGTTTCATAGAAATTGCTGAAAAATCAATAATGTGGTTGAAAATAACCACCGAAGGGAAACAAGCTCATGCTTCAAGACCAGATATTGCAAAAAACGCTCATAGATATGGCATGAAATTTGCAATTTACTTAGATAATTATTTACATAAAAAATACAATGCTGAAAATGATATTTTTGACTTTCCAAAAAGTTCTTTCGAACCCACCAAAAAATTACCTAATGTTGAAAATATCAACACTATTCCAGGTACAGATATAACCTATTTTGATTGTAGAGTTTTGCCCGATTACAACATTGAAGACATTTTTAACGAGATTGTTGAAATCGCAAAGCATTTTTCAAAAGAAAATAATGTGAAAGTTCATATAGAAAAGGTTCAATTTGAACAAGCTGCTCCTCCTACTGATAAAAATTCCGAAATAGTTTTAAAATTAGTTGAAGCAATAAAAAATACAAGAAATATTGAACCAAAAATTGGGGGAATCGGCGGAGGAACATGTGCAGCAATTTTAAGAAAAGAGAATTTTCCAGCCGTTGTTTGGGCTACAATTGATGGCACTGCACATCAGCCTAATGAGTATGTGAAAATTGACAACTTAATAAGTGATACAATTGTTTATGCATATTTAATTTCGAAATCATAA
- a CDS encoding NUDIX hydrolase has protein sequence MKFFEEGFLSPTTEYSVIIPIINKEYFLFELRSKNLKIQPQEISFPGGKVETNESPLEAGIRELYEEIGIKPIEIIGKMKSLITPFNIVIHPFIATIDPTNMNLNPEEVEKVFYVPINFFEKPTFTCFAKLKVSPTSNFPYHLIPGGQKYVWREGKYKIMFFLYEELVIWGITARLAFEAYKKLKGGF, from the coding sequence ATGAAATTTTTTGAAGAAGGATTTTTAAGTCCAACTACAGAATATTCCGTTATTATCCCCATAATAAACAAAGAATACTTTCTTTTTGAACTGCGTTCAAAAAACTTGAAAATACAACCTCAAGAAATTTCATTTCCAGGAGGAAAAGTTGAAACAAATGAAAGTCCACTAGAAGCAGGTATTAGAGAACTTTATGAAGAAATTGGAATTAAACCAATCGAAATAATAGGTAAAATGAAATCGTTAATTACTCCTTTTAACATAGTAATTCATCCATTTATAGCAACTATTGATCCTACAAATATGAATTTAAATCCTGAAGAAGTTGAAAAAGTTTTTTATGTTCCAATTAACTTTTTTGAAAAACCTACATTTACTTGCTTTGCCAAACTAAAAGTTTCTCCTACTTCCAACTTTCCTTATCATTTAATTCCTGGTGGGCAAAAATATGTTTGGAGAGAAGGAAAATATAAAATAATGTTCTTTTTATACGAAGAACTTGTAATTTGGGGGATCACAGCTCGTTTGGCTTTTGAAGCATATAAAAAATTAAAAGGAGGTTTTTAA
- a CDS encoding outer membrane protein assembly factor BamB family protein, translating into MKKITLIFLLFAIVINSQVYFLSNDGVYKSFEKIETGIFDGIVSINNNIYILKHDAIINLKTKQEIKIDSPVYIGDSYFLSNGSIYKLENDKLLFYKILPNNLKNVYVYKNFLIGIQSGKIVGINNGKLIWTIDPNNEKILKIKISNGHLAVFTNNGLTIFDIANPMYPRYIEHFTNADDYEFNGYHVLLINNEVNIYDENKKLLFSRKVNGNTLISDGENIYIGNYIITSDLNITTFPYKIKGVAVLKGENLPQGEIKLLWSTNLNFEIKSRPVAINNTLFVASTNGKILALKNGKIIWEYRLPFIITGHLTLTNKELLATSWDNNVYAFDFSGKLLWKVQLDSDVALGVAWDGIMIYALSDEGYLYEIKDGEIINQYKAGKWPITGPFISLSGNIYSVDAMGYLWKNNKKDKFIGKVRNLAFFSETPVIPSENSFVLLDDFGNEFLFEKYSIIKNGKTVFKSNDEIIDAILGKNNIFILSSNGNLYVIDRKKYKIIYSNTFKNSKFLVFDNGILYIIGEKAYAISTNDINPNSWFSVYKDNMNSSSINY; encoded by the coding sequence ATGAAAAAAATTACATTGATTTTTCTACTATTTGCTATTGTTATAAATTCACAAGTTTACTTTCTAAGTAATGACGGTGTGTACAAATCTTTTGAAAAGATTGAGACAGGAATTTTTGATGGAATTGTAAGTATAAACAATAACATATATATTTTAAAACATGATGCAATAATTAACTTAAAAACCAAACAGGAAATAAAAATCGATTCTCCTGTTTATATTGGTGATTCTTACTTTCTATCTAACGGTTCAATTTATAAACTTGAAAATGACAAATTGCTTTTTTACAAAATTCTTCCTAACAATTTGAAAAATGTTTATGTCTATAAAAATTTTTTAATAGGCATTCAATCAGGAAAAATTGTTGGAATAAATAATGGAAAACTTATTTGGACAATCGATCCCAATAATGAAAAAATCCTAAAAATTAAAATAAGTAACGGACACCTTGCGGTATTCACAAATAACGGGCTAACTATATTTGACATTGCCAATCCTATGTATCCAAGATATATCGAACACTTTACTAATGCTGACGACTACGAATTTAACGGTTACCATGTTTTACTTATTAACAATGAAGTAAATATATATGACGAGAATAAAAAATTGTTATTCTCAAGAAAAGTTAATGGAAACACTTTAATTTCTGACGGCGAAAATATTTACATTGGAAATTATATTATTACCAGTGATTTAAATATTACAACCTTTCCATACAAAATCAAAGGGGTAGCAGTATTAAAAGGAGAGAATTTACCTCAAGGTGAAATAAAATTACTATGGTCAACTAATTTAAACTTTGAAATTAAATCAAGGCCTGTTGCAATTAACAACACACTTTTTGTTGCTTCAACTAATGGAAAAATTCTTGCCTTAAAAAACGGAAAGATAATCTGGGAATACAGATTACCATTTATTATAACTGGACATCTTACTTTGACAAATAAAGAACTATTAGCAACTAGTTGGGATAACAACGTATACGCTTTTGATTTCAGCGGTAAACTCCTTTGGAAAGTTCAACTTGATTCCGATGTTGCACTTGGAGTTGCATGGGATGGAATAATGATTTATGCTCTCTCTGATGAAGGTTACTTATACGAAATTAAAGACGGCGAAATTATAAATCAATACAAAGCTGGTAAATGGCCCATTACTGGCCCATTTATTTCACTATCCGGAAATATTTATTCTGTCGACGCTATGGGATATCTATGGAAAAATAACAAAAAAGACAAATTTATTGGAAAGGTTAGAAATCTTGCATTTTTCTCTGAAACTCCTGTAATTCCATCCGAAAACTCCTTCGTTTTACTTGATGATTTTGGTAATGAATTTTTGTTTGAAAAATATTCTATAATTAAAAACGGAAAAACTGTATTTAAGTCTAATGATGAAATTATAGACGCTATATTGGGGAAAAACAATATTTTTATCCTATCTTCGAACGGTAATCTGTATGTTATCGATCGAAAAAAATATAAAATCATCTATTCTAACACTTTTAAAAATTCAAAATTTCTTGTTTTTGATAATGGAATTTTATACATTATTGGTGAAAAAGCATATGCTATTTCAACAAATGATATTAATCCCAATTCTTGGTTTAGTGTATACAAAGACAATATGAATAGCTCTTCAATAAACTACTAG
- a CDS encoding class I SAM-dependent rRNA methyltransferase, whose protein sequence is MKVYLKKNIKNRIKNGHPWIYYNEIEKIDGEIENGSIVEVFNHENYFIGKGYINFNSKIRIRLLTRKNEKIDKNFLKKRIVQALRRRNTKEESFRVIFSEADNLPGLIVDKFGNYLVIEINTLGIEKIKNFIIDVLIEIFNPVGIFEKSDSTSRKKEGLTTFTGWIYGNGPELIPYTINGIILFADTKGQKTGAFLDQRFNALSLRNYTNNKSCLDCFCYTGNFGLHMLKFGAKHVTFVDYSKRAIEVAELALKKNDFQNYELIVGNAFDILKSFYNSSKFFDVISIDPPSFAKSASTKQSALKGYKEINLRAMKILKERGILATSSCTQVISEQEFINTIFSAAIDTGKISRILHKGGQPYDHPQVLNILETQYLKFLLLEIENLK, encoded by the coding sequence ATGAAAGTATACTTGAAAAAAAACATAAAAAACCGAATAAAGAACGGACATCCCTGGATTTATTACAATGAAATTGAAAAGATAGACGGTGAAATTGAAAATGGAAGCATTGTAGAAGTTTTTAATCATGAAAATTACTTTATTGGAAAAGGGTATATCAATTTTAATTCAAAAATTAGGATCAGACTTTTAACAAGAAAAAATGAAAAAATTGATAAAAACTTTTTAAAAAAAAGGATTGTTCAAGCATTAAGACGAAGAAACACAAAGGAAGAAAGTTTTCGGGTAATTTTTTCTGAAGCTGATAATTTACCTGGGTTAATAGTAGACAAATTTGGTAATTACTTGGTAATTGAAATTAACACCCTCGGAATTGAAAAAATAAAAAATTTTATCATAGATGTATTAATAGAAATTTTCAATCCAGTTGGTATTTTTGAGAAATCTGATAGTACATCTAGAAAAAAAGAAGGCTTAACAACTTTCACAGGTTGGATTTATGGAAACGGTCCAGAGCTTATTCCCTACACTATAAATGGAATAATACTTTTTGCTGATACAAAAGGACAAAAAACTGGAGCATTTCTCGATCAAAGATTTAACGCATTATCATTAAGGAATTATACTAACAATAAGTCTTGTCTTGATTGCTTCTGTTATACTGGTAACTTTGGACTTCACATGCTCAAATTTGGTGCAAAACACGTAACCTTTGTAGATTATTCTAAAAGAGCTATTGAAGTAGCTGAATTGGCATTAAAGAAAAATGACTTTCAAAACTACGAACTTATAGTGGGAAATGCGTTTGATATACTTAAATCTTTTTATAACTCTTCAAAATTTTTTGATGTTATATCAATTGATCCCCCTTCATTTGCAAAAAGTGCCTCTACCAAACAATCTGCATTAAAGGGATATAAAGAAATAAATCTTAGAGCTATGAAAATTTTAAAAGAACGAGGTATACTTGCCACTTCATCATGTACTCAAGTTATTTCCGAACAAGAATTCATAAACACTATCTTCTCTGCAGCAATTGATACCGGAAAAATCAGTAGAATATTACACAAAGGTGGTCAACCTTATGATCATCCACAAGTTTTAAATATTTTAGAAACTCAGTATCTTAAATTTTTGCTCTTAGAAATAGAAAATTTAAAGTAA
- a CDS encoding iron-containing alcohol dehydrogenase family protein, translating to MAFYLPTKIMYENEILKNEIDKLGKRFLIITGKSSKRNGSLEDLINLLESLDKEYEIFDESKENPPKELIENITQKYGKNWDVVVGLGGGSPMDTAKAVAVLCKNNISVEDLYDQSKYDTAANILCIPTTAGTGSEVTQYSVLTINGRKRGFKHEKIFPKIAILNPKYTISLPKDLTISTGLDAFSHAVESALSLRSNEFSEIFAFKAIKIIKNTLPKLVNDLENYEYRKEMLLASTYAGIAISITGTTIAHSLGYSLTTDKNLRHGIATAVFLPFEMKIAGTKKSKIIHELVGDIEDFIKTLGVEIYFETNESEIEKWVNAVSNSSHVKVTPGNFNKEKIKEAYYWLIEKSKFFRR from the coding sequence TTGGCTTTCTATTTGCCTACAAAAATAATGTACGAAAATGAAATTCTCAAAAATGAAATAGATAAACTTGGTAAGAGATTCCTTATTATTACCGGAAAAAGTTCAAAAAGAAATGGTAGTTTAGAAGATTTAATCAACTTACTTGAAAGTCTAGATAAAGAATATGAAATTTTCGACGAATCTAAAGAAAATCCTCCAAAAGAGCTTATAGAAAACATAACACAAAAGTATGGCAAGAATTGGGATGTTGTTGTTGGTCTTGGTGGTGGCAGTCCAATGGACACTGCTAAAGCAGTTGCTGTTTTATGTAAAAACAATATTTCGGTTGAAGATTTATACGATCAATCTAAATACGATACAGCTGCAAATATTCTTTGTATTCCAACAACTGCTGGCACTGGAAGTGAAGTTACACAATATTCCGTTTTAACTATTAATGGTCGAAAACGTGGATTTAAACATGAAAAAATTTTTCCAAAAATTGCCATTTTAAATCCAAAATATACTATTTCATTACCAAAAGATCTTACCATTTCTACAGGACTTGACGCTTTTTCTCATGCAGTTGAATCCGCATTATCTTTGAGATCTAACGAATTTTCGGAAATTTTTGCATTCAAAGCTATTAAAATAATTAAAAATACTCTTCCGAAACTCGTAAACGATCTTGAAAATTATGAATATAGAAAAGAAATGTTACTAGCATCAACCTATGCTGGCATTGCTATAAGCATTACTGGAACAACAATTGCACACTCTCTAGGTTATTCTTTAACTACAGATAAAAATTTAAGACACGGAATTGCAACTGCTGTTTTTTTACCTTTTGAAATGAAAATTGCAGGAACCAAAAAATCTAAAATTATTCACGAACTTGTTGGAGATATTGAAGATTTTATTAAAACTTTAGGTGTTGAAATTTATTTCGAAACTAATGAATCTGAAATTGAAAAATGGGTTAATGCTGTTTCAAATTCTTCTCACGTGAAAGTTACTCCAGGCAATTTTAATAAGGAGAAAATTAAAGAAGCATATTATTGGTTAATTGAAAAATCAAAGTTTTTCAGGAGGTAA
- the gcvPB gene encoding aminomethyl-transferring glycine dehydrogenase subunit GcvPB: MTIFEISKSGRIGFQLPDNNIDDFELEIPEHLIRKDKPRLPEVSEVDVVRHYTNLALKNYSVDVGFYPLGSCTMKYNPKINEKMATLDGFTMIHPYQPIETVQGALKLMYELKNMLCEITGMDDLSLQPAAGAHGELTGILIARAYHLSRGDIKRTKAIVPDSAHGTNPASARMAGFDVIEIKSGPDGRIDLNELEKALNEEVAVLMLTNPNTLGLFEKDIYKISKMVHDAGALLYYDGANLNALLGRTRPGDMGFDIVHLNLHKTFSTPHGMGGPGSGPVGVKKHLVKFLPIPEIIFENGNYKLNYDKPESIGMIRSFYGNFSIMVRAYTYIKTMGNDGLKHIGNMAVLNANYLRKKIEKIMPIAYPGVCMHEFVSTCEKLTKETGVKALDIAKRLLDYGVHAPTMYFPLIVHEDFMIEPTETESKDTLDNFAKILEKIFNEARENPELVKNAPYNTPVKRLDDVTASRKPIFKFKFEG, from the coding sequence ATGACCATATTCGAAATTTCTAAGAGTGGTAGAATTGGTTTTCAATTACCTGATAATAATATAGATGATTTTGAATTAGAAATTCCTGAACATTTGATTAGGAAAGATAAACCAAGACTTCCTGAGGTCAGTGAAGTCGATGTTGTAAGGCACTATACTAACTTAGCTTTGAAAAATTATTCGGTTGATGTCGGATTCTACCCACTTGGTTCATGTACGATGAAATACAATCCAAAAATAAACGAAAAAATGGCAACACTTGACGGATTTACAATGATCCATCCTTATCAACCTATCGAAACTGTACAAGGCGCCCTCAAACTCATGTACGAACTCAAAAATATGCTCTGTGAAATAACAGGGATGGATGATCTTAGTCTTCAGCCAGCCGCAGGGGCTCACGGAGAATTAACGGGGATCCTTATAGCCAGGGCGTACCATTTAAGTAGGGGAGATATCAAAAGAACAAAAGCTATTGTACCAGATAGCGCGCACGGAACAAATCCTGCTTCTGCAAGAATGGCTGGATTTGATGTTATTGAAATAAAATCTGGCCCTGATGGCAGAATTGATCTTAATGAACTTGAAAAAGCATTAAATGAAGAAGTAGCAGTTTTAATGCTTACCAACCCAAATACACTTGGACTTTTTGAAAAAGATATTTATAAAATTTCTAAAATGGTTCATGATGCAGGAGCACTTTTATATTACGATGGTGCAAATTTAAATGCTCTCTTAGGGAGAACTAGACCAGGCGATATGGGATTTGACATTGTTCACTTAAACCTTCATAAAACTTTTAGCACCCCACATGGTATGGGAGGACCAGGCAGTGGACCCGTGGGGGTTAAAAAACATCTTGTTAAATTTTTACCTATTCCAGAAATTATTTTTGAAAATGGTAATTATAAATTAAACTATGACAAACCTGAATCCATTGGTATGATTAGAAGCTTTTATGGTAATTTTTCTATAATGGTAAGGGCATACACTTATATTAAAACAATGGGAAATGACGGTTTGAAGCACATAGGTAATATGGCGGTTTTAAATGCAAATTACTTAAGAAAGAAAATTGAAAAAATCATGCCCATCGCCTATCCTGGAGTATGTATGCACGAATTTGTTTCAACCTGTGAAAAACTTACAAAAGAGACAGGTGTGAAAGCTCTTGACATTGCAAAAAGACTTCTTGATTATGGAGTTCATGCGCCAACAATGTATTTCCCATTAATTGTGCATGAAGATTTTATGATAGAACCAACAGAAACTGAAAGTAAAGATACTTTAGACAATTTTGCTAAAATATTGGAAAAGATATTTAATGAAGCGAGAGAAAACCCAGAATTAGTTAAAAACGCTCCATATAACACCCCAGTTAAACGCTTAGATGATGTCACAGCATCGAGAAAACCTATATTTAAATTTAAATTTGAGGGGTGA
- the gcvPA gene encoding aminomethyl-transferring glycine dehydrogenase subunit GcvPA, with translation MHKYIPHTEKEIEEMLKEIGVSTIEDLYVNVPKTIENYKLENGKDEFTVKKEIVKLSKQNKVFELENIFIGAGIYYHYIPTIVETLSNKQNFVTAYTPYQAEVSQGTLQALFEYQTMMCELTGMEVANSSMYDGATALAEAILMAVRINGKRKILISSAINPEYLSVSETYCKPQNVHLEKIKWSETGTIDLEELKNKIDDETSAVVVGYPNFFGIIEDLKMIKELLPEKILFIVVSEPISLSILEAPGKFGADIVVGEGQALGVTPNFGGPGIGFFTTREKYVRKMPGRIIGETKDVEGKKGYIMILQTREQHIRRGKATSNICSNHALMALVNAIYISTMGPEGLKKVAKMSYNASHYLARKLEEKGYKKVFDGPFFNEFLFDAGEDYISKWHKLTEEGILGPLPLEIVLPQFKNNALACCTEVNTKESIENLLKYF, from the coding sequence ATGCACAAATATATTCCCCATACTGAAAAAGAAATCGAAGAAATGTTAAAGGAAATTGGCGTTAGTACTATTGAAGATTTGTATGTAAATGTTCCAAAAACCATTGAAAATTACAAATTAGAAAATGGAAAAGATGAATTCACTGTAAAAAAAGAAATTGTAAAATTAAGTAAACAAAATAAAGTATTTGAACTAGAAAACATTTTTATTGGCGCAGGAATATATTACCATTATATTCCAACAATTGTTGAAACTTTATCTAACAAACAAAACTTTGTGACAGCATATACACCATACCAAGCAGAAGTCTCACAAGGTACACTTCAAGCTCTCTTTGAATATCAAACAATGATGTGCGAACTCACCGGAATGGAAGTAGCTAATTCATCAATGTATGATGGTGCTACAGCACTTGCTGAAGCTATTTTAATGGCTGTAAGAATAAATGGTAAAAGAAAGATTCTGATCTCTTCTGCTATAAACCCTGAATATTTATCCGTAAGTGAAACATACTGTAAACCTCAAAATGTACACTTAGAAAAAATAAAATGGAGTGAAACTGGAACAATCGATCTAGAAGAATTGAAAAATAAAATTGACGATGAAACTTCGGCAGTAGTTGTTGGATATCCTAACTTTTTTGGAATAATCGAAGATTTAAAAATGATTAAAGAGTTATTACCTGAAAAAATATTGTTTATAGTTGTTTCCGAACCTATTTCATTATCAATTCTTGAAGCTCCGGGCAAATTTGGTGCTGATATTGTCGTTGGTGAAGGACAAGCACTTGGTGTTACACCAAACTTTGGTGGCCCTGGAATAGGCTTTTTCACTACGAGGGAAAAATATGTAAGAAAGATGCCAGGCAGAATTATAGGTGAAACAAAGGATGTTGAAGGGAAAAAAGGATATATAATGATACTTCAAACAAGAGAGCAACACATAAGGAGAGGAAAAGCAACTTCAAATATCTGCTCTAACCATGCTTTAATGGCTTTAGTAAATGCTATTTACATATCTACTATGGGACCAGAAGGTTTGAAAAAAGTAGCAAAAATGTCATATAATGCCTCGCATTATTTAGCAAGAAAACTTGAAGAGAAAGGATACAAAAAAGTTTTTGATGGACCTTTCTTTAATGAATTTCTTTTTGATGCAGGTGAAGATTACATAAGCAAATGGCATAAACTAACAGAAGAAGGTATTTTAGGTCCTCTTCCATTGGAAATAGTATTACCTCAATTTAAAAATAACGCTCTTGCATGTTGTACTGAAGTTAATACAAAAGAAAGTATAGAAAACCTACTAAAATATTTTTAA
- the gcvT gene encoding glycine cleavage system aminomethyltransferase GcvT: MWKKLKEIEGETQAKMLEDFLNSNGIPAVTKIIDGPFPKAYFGSSSFFAVYVMDSDLEKAQELLNSLKKEEFEVKYTVLHDEHLKLGAKMVEFAGFHMPVQYKGIKEEVLSVRNNVGMFDVSHMGEISIKGKDSTNFVNFLITNDFENLKPGEIVYTAMCNENGGFIDDLLAYKISEQEAMLVVNASNIEKDFQWMQSIAEKFDVVLQNKSDDYNLIAVQGPKAQEVLQSLTNIELEKIEYYTFEFGVINGIEAIISRTGYTGEDGFEIYTTDKEGIIALWKKLLELGVEPAGLGARDTLRLEASLLLYGNDMDETVTPLEAGIKWAVKFNKEFMGKVALEKQLEEGLKRRLKGFKLIDKGIARHGYKIFKEDEEIGYVTSGTYSPTLNKAIGMAMLKKGIKVGDIVEIEIRNKRVKAEIVKMPFYRGSVKSKKKKQ; this comes from the coding sequence ATGTGGAAAAAATTAAAGGAAATCGAAGGTGAAACTCAGGCTAAAATGCTTGAGGATTTTTTGAATAGTAATGGTATTCCAGCTGTTACTAAAATTATAGATGGTCCTTTTCCAAAAGCATATTTTGGATCTTCTTCATTTTTTGCAGTCTATGTTATGGACTCAGATCTTGAAAAAGCTCAAGAACTATTAAATTCACTAAAAAAGGAGGAATTTGAGGTGAAATACACTGTTTTACATGATGAACACTTAAAATTAGGTGCAAAAATGGTAGAGTTTGCTGGATTTCATATGCCAGTGCAGTACAAAGGTATAAAAGAAGAGGTTTTATCTGTTCGAAATAACGTTGGAATGTTTGATGTTTCCCACATGGGAGAAATTTCTATAAAAGGAAAAGATTCAACAAATTTTGTTAATTTTTTAATTACAAACGACTTTGAAAATTTGAAACCTGGTGAAATTGTTTACACTGCTATGTGTAACGAAAATGGTGGTTTTATTGACGATTTACTCGCATATAAAATTTCTGAACAAGAAGCAATGTTAGTTGTCAATGCTTCGAATATTGAAAAGGATTTTCAATGGATGCAGTCAATTGCCGAAAAATTTGACGTTGTTTTACAAAATAAATCTGATGACTATAATCTTATAGCAGTTCAAGGGCCAAAAGCACAAGAAGTACTTCAAAGTCTAACAAATATAGAACTTGAAAAAATTGAATATTACACCTTCGAATTTGGTGTTATAAATGGAATTGAAGCTATTATATCAAGAACTGGTTACACTGGTGAAGATGGTTTTGAAATTTACACAACTGACAAAGAAGGAATAATAGCTTTATGGAAAAAACTCCTTGAACTTGGAGTTGAACCGGCTGGTTTAGGAGCACGTGATACCCTACGATTAGAAGCTTCATTACTCTTGTATGGTAACGACATGGATGAAACAGTTACTCCGTTAGAAGCAGGTATTAAATGGGCAGTAAAATTTAATAAAGAATTTATGGGAAAAGTTGCACTTGAAAAACAATTAGAAGAAGGATTAAAAAGGAGATTAAAAGGTTTCAAATTAATAGATAAAGGAATTGCAAGACATGGTTATAAAATTTTTAAAGAAGATGAAGAAATTGGTTATGTAACAAGTGGGACATATTCACCAACCTTAAATAAAGCAATTGGAATGGCCATGTTAAAAAAAGGAATAAAAGTTGGTGATATTGTGGAAATTGAAATTAGGAATAAACGAGTCAAGGCAGAAATTGTTAAAATGCCCTTCTACCGTGGAAGCGTTAAAAGCAAAAAGAAAAAACAATAA